One Arcobacter sp. FWKO B genomic window, TTGGAAGTTGTTCTATTCCAAAACTTTTAGTTAAAAATCCTCTTAAAAAATCTAAAAATGATATATCATCAGTTATAAGTGTTATTTTTATATTATCATTTTGTAGTAAGGTTTCTTTTGTAGATGTAAAAACCTCAAAATTTTGAGTTTTAAGTCTTATTATATTATGGTTTTGTTTTGGGTAAATATTTATAACTGTAGCTTTAGTATCATATAAAATCTCTTTTTTAAATTCTAAATAGTTTTGGTATTTGATAAAAATATTAATAGAAAATATTATACCCAATATAATTATTAGATAAAGCCATTGAAGTCTACTATTTAACAAGTGCTGAGATTCTAGCAATTAGTTTCCTTTTATTATAGAGGTTCAGGCTTCAGAAAATATCTAATCCTAATGCCTAAACCAAATATTCTTTATATCTTCAACCCTTTGACAAAAGCTTTGCCGCTTCTTTTGCATGATAAGTAATAATAATATCAGCCCCAGCTCTTTTAAAAGAGATTAGAGTTTCCATCATTACTTTTTCATAGTCGATAAGTCCTGCATTTCCAGCATTTTTTAGCATAGCATATTCACCGCTTACATTATAAACAGCTAGTGGAAGGTTTGTATTGTTTCTTATATCTCTTATGATGTCTAAATATGAAAGTGCTGGTTTTACCATAAGTATATCTGCACCTTGGGCTTCATCTTCCATTGACTCTTGTATCGCTTCTAGGCGGTTTGCTGGGTTCATTTGGTATGTTTTTCTATCTCCAAAGCTTGGAGTGCTTTCAGCCACATCACGAAATGGTCCATAATAGCTACTTGCGAACTTTGTACTGTAGCTCATGATAGGTAAATTTTCAAATCCATTTGCATCTAGTGCGGTTCTTAAAGTTTGTATAATACCATCCATCATACCACTTGGTGCTATCATATCAGCTCCAGCTCTTGCGTGAACTAGTGCTTGTTTTGCTGAGATTTCTAGTGTTGCATCATTATTTACAGTGCCAGTTTTAGGATCAAGTATCCCACAATGCCCATGGTCAGTATATTCACAAAAGCATAGATCTGTTGCTACCATAAAATGTGGATAGTCTTTCTTGATAGCTTTAATTGTTCTGCTTATGATACTATGGTCACACAAACATTCACTTCCAATAGAATCTTTTACATCAGGTATACCAAATAATATAACAGAGTGAACTCCCAAAGAATCAAGCTCTTTACACTCTTTTACTATCTCATCAATACTCATTTGAAAAACACCAGGCATTGATGAAACTTCTTTTTTTATGCCATTGCCTTCTTTTACAAAAAGTGGGTATATAAAATCATTGGTTGATAGGGTAGTTTCTTGTACTAATTTTCTTAAAGTTTGGTTAATTCTTAGTCTTCTAAATCTTTTAAACATATTATTTACCTTTTTTTGGTACCATTATACCTTATAAATATTTAAAGGTTAAAAAAATAGATGAGTATTGAAGTATCGAATATAGCAAATCTTCCTACAAAACACGGTAAGTTTTTAATAAAAGCATATAAAGATGGATGTCAAGAACACTTAGCAATTATGAGCACAAATTTTAAAGAACTTGAAAACCCATATGTTAGG contains:
- the hemB gene encoding porphobilinogen synthase, coding for MFKRFRRLRINQTLRKLVQETTLSTNDFIYPLFVKEGNGIKKEVSSMPGVFQMSIDEIVKECKELDSLGVHSVILFGIPDVKDSIGSECLCDHSIISRTIKAIKKDYPHFMVATDLCFCEYTDHGHCGILDPKTGTVNNDATLEISAKQALVHARAGADMIAPSGMMDGIIQTLRTALDANGFENLPIMSYSTKFASSYYGPFRDVAESTPSFGDRKTYQMNPANRLEAIQESMEDEAQGADILMVKPALSYLDIIRDIRNNTNLPLAVYNVSGEYAMLKNAGNAGLIDYEKVMMETLISFKRAGADIIITYHAKEAAKLLSKG